A region of Trypanosoma brucei brucei TREU927 chromosome 1, complete sequence DNA encodes the following proteins:
- a CDS encoding alanine aminotransferase, putative has product MDIYLFSVWFIQNEEKCLDFLNISKKNKAKSSVQHIGGLARKQNPEPTKSIFVSRYGARSLKTSTMKGNQEFFQKGGAHVSKGVHINPRVKKAQYAVRGLVPMRADEIREEIRSGTGKSKFSFNELVYCNIGNPQALEQKPLTFHRQVMSLIDAPFLLEDNAVVSRYPSDAVSRARLYLGHIGQRTGAYTDSAGYAFVRDIVAQYVNERDAYVKPLQEASSIVLTDGASTGVRIILQTLVGDEKDAVMIPIPQYPLYTAQIALLGGTPAMYYLRESEGWALNVGELEAVYKDCVANGNATPRVLVVINPGNPTGGVLERTVMEEVAKFCCDHGVVLMADEVYQENIYTATKRFESFRKIVLELPPPYNTDTVLVSLHSVSKGIIGECGRRGGYFTLTNAPPELVEQVMKLCSINLCSNVNGQLMTALMCSPPKPGDASFDHYTAEYSGIFESLKRRADLLAKELNNIRGFKSQSVEGAMYAFPTIELPPKYVKHNDEMNSKEGRQLAPDARWALELLESTGIVVVPGSGFGQQPGTLHFRTTILPPEAHMERVVKALRQFQEGIWAKYA; this is encoded by the coding sequence ATggatatatatttattttccgTTTGGTTTATACAGAACGAGGAAAAGTGTTTGGATTTTCTAAACATTAGTAAGAAGAACAAAGCCAAGTCGAGCGTACAACACATTGGCGGGTTAGCGCGAAAACAGAATCCTGAACCCACAAAATCAATTTTTGTGTCGAGATACGGAGCACGATCACTGAAGACCTCGACAATGAAAGGTAACCAGGAATTTTTTCAGAAGGGTGGGGCCCACGTTTCCAAGGGCGTTCACATCAACCCACGCGTAAAGAAGGCTCAGTATGCCGTGCGCGGGCTTGTGCCGATGCGAGCCGACGAAATCAGGGAGGAAATCCGTTCAGGCACGGGGAAGTCGAAGTTCTCCTTCAACGAACTGGTTTACTGCAACATTGGCAACCCCCAAGCCCTGGAGCAGAAGCCGCTTACCTTTCACCGCCAAGTGATGTCGCTTATCGATGCTCCATTTCTGCTTGAGGATAACGCCGTCGTCTCTCGATATCCCTCTGATGCTGTTTCCCGTGCGCGTCTCTACTTGGGCCACATCGGCCAACGTACTGGCGCCTACACGGACTCCGCAGGCTATGCCTTTGTACGTGACATCGTCGCGCAGTATGTGAATGAGCGTGACGCCTATGTAAAACCGCTTCAGGAGGCATCGTCGATTGTGCTTACAGACGGCGCAAGCACTGGTGTGCGCATAATCTTACAGACGCTTGTGGGCGATGAGAAGGACGCTGTGATGATTCCCATCCCGCAGTATCCGCTGTACACGGCACAGATTGCATTGTTGGGAGGTACCCCCGCGATGTATTACCTTCGTGAGAGCGAAGGCTGGGCGCTGAACGTTGGAGAGCTCGAGGCAGTATACAAAGACTGTGTGGCGAACGGAAACGCGACGCCCCGCGTGCTCGTCGTGATTAACCCTGGTAACCCTACAGGTGGCGTGTTGGAGCGCACTGTGATGGAGGAGGTTGCCAAGTTCTGTTGCGATCACGGTGTTGTGCTCATGGCCGATGAGGTTTACCAGGAAAATATCTACACCGCGACCAAGCGGTTTGAGAGTTTTCGGAAGATTGTGCTCGAACTTCCACCACCATACAACACCGACACCGTGCTTGTTTCCTTGCACTCCGTGTCGAAGGGTATTATCGGTGAGTGTGGTCGCCGTGGTGGGTACTTCACACTCACAAACGCTCCGCCTGAGTTAGTGGAGCAGGTGATGAAATTGTGCTCTATTAACCTCTGCAGCAACGTCAACGGTCAGCTTATGACGGCACTGATGTGCTCCCCGCCGAAACCTGGCGATGCGAGCTTCGACCACTACACGGCAGAGTACAGTGGCATTTTTGAAAGCCTTAAGCGCCGTGCTGACCTGcttgcaaaggaactgaacaACATCCGTGGTTTCAAGTCCCAATCTGTTGAGGGCGCCATGTACGCTTTCCCCACTATTGAGCTCCCTCCCAAGTACGTGAAGCACAACGATGAGATGAACTCAAAGGAGGGCCGACAGCTTGCGCCGGACGCGCGTTGGGCACTGGAGCTTCTCGAGAGCACCGGTATTGTTGTGGTGCCGGGTTCTGGCTTTGGGCAGCAGCCTGGGACACTGCACTTCCGCACGACGATCCTCCCACCCGAAGCGCATATGGAGCGTGTGGTGAAGGCTCTGCGCCAGTTCCAGGAGGGCATTTGGGCCAAGTATGCATAA
- a CDS encoding hypothetical protein, unlikely (unlikely gene predicted by glimmer), whose product MTLKCVNGECVGWAFGGSTANRSRSKGGQNKQGRREIKKKKREVRGKGRLILDL is encoded by the coding sequence ATGACGCTCAAATGCGTGAATGGGGAGTGTGTGGGATGGGCATTCGGGGGCTCAACAGCCAACCGCAGCCGTAGCAAAGGGGGCCAAAATAagcaaggaaggagggaaatcaaaaaaaaaaaaagggaagtgagggggaaggggaggttAATTTTGGATCTGTGA